A single Deinococcus betulae DNA region contains:
- the rsmA gene encoding 16S rRNA (adenine(1518)-N(6)/adenine(1519)-N(6))-dimethyltransferase RsmA has translation MRSAARPGEAPANHPLPMPHPDPDSSSAPPPGERDLRLAPLYSPARVRELLTRHGLRPTKSLGQNFLIDGNILRAIAEAGGAAPGVPVLEIGPGLGVLTREIATRGAQVTALEKDERLRPVLDETLDGLNVHIVWGDALDFDYAALPPGTRVIANLPYYITGLLLSRFMRAPGIVSATVLVQKEVGQRLAAQPGGDNYGFLSAIAALYGTVRHVRDVPKGAFLPAPDVTSSVIRLDFDRTRAAPEPEFLTFVETALHHRRKTLRNNLRLAGLAGEAIDGALAACGLRPDVRAEDVPLGNLRDMAVKLGVVR, from the coding sequence ATGCGTTCTGCGGCCCGCCCCGGCGAGGCCCCCGCGAACCACCCCCTGCCCATGCCCCACCCTGACCCAGATTCTTCCAGCGCGCCCCCACCCGGCGAGCGCGACCTCCGCCTGGCTCCTCTGTATTCGCCCGCCCGCGTGCGCGAACTGCTGACCCGTCACGGCCTGCGGCCCACCAAGAGCCTGGGCCAGAACTTTCTGATTGACGGCAACATCCTGCGCGCCATTGCTGAGGCCGGCGGCGCCGCGCCGGGCGTCCCCGTGCTGGAAATTGGTCCCGGCCTGGGCGTGCTAACCCGCGAAATCGCCACGCGCGGCGCGCAGGTCACGGCCCTGGAAAAAGACGAGCGTCTGCGCCCGGTGCTGGACGAGACGCTGGACGGCCTGAACGTGCACATCGTCTGGGGCGACGCCCTGGACTTTGACTACGCCGCGCTGCCGCCGGGCACCCGCGTGATTGCCAACCTGCCGTACTACATCACCGGGCTGCTGCTGTCGCGCTTCATGCGCGCGCCGGGCATCGTGAGTGCCACGGTCCTGGTGCAAAAAGAGGTGGGGCAGCGCCTGGCCGCGCAGCCAGGGGGTGACAACTACGGCTTCCTGAGTGCCATCGCGGCGCTCTACGGGACCGTGCGCCACGTGCGGGACGTGCCCAAAGGCGCCTTCCTGCCGGCACCCGACGTCACCAGCAGCGTGATTCGGCTGGACTTTGACCGCACCCGCGCGGCCCCCGAGCCTGAATTTCTGACGTTTGTGGAGACTGCTCTGCACCACCGCCGCAAGACCCTGCGCAATAACCTGCGCCTGGCAGGCCTGGCCGGCGAGGCGATTGACGGCGCGCTGGCGGCCTGTGGGCTGCGTCCCGATGTCAGGGCCGAGGACGTGCCGCTGGGTAACTTGCGTGACATGGCCGTCAAACTTGGCGTGGTACGGTAG
- a CDS encoding class I SAM-dependent methyltransferase encodes MNYDDFADLYDHQYDVYRDDLHYYARVAERSAGPLLEIGSGTGRVTAFLARRGADVVGLEPSARMIERAEARAAQDGLKVRFVQGDARTFKFETRFATVIAPFNALMHLYTPGEQLQALENIHAHLQTGGTFTFDLYVPRFGKPNTVRHEGETFHAPNGRRTDVFLVQRHDKPRQHITTEYHVDTTAPDGTLSRRHYTLTQRYYTRYEVEWLLRFAGFESPRVSGSFQGGPLEASSDVMVFTTRAL; translated from the coding sequence GTGAACTACGACGATTTCGCTGACCTGTACGACCACCAGTACGACGTCTACCGCGACGACTTGCATTACTACGCGCGGGTGGCCGAGCGGTCAGCGGGGCCACTGCTGGAAATCGGTTCGGGGACTGGGCGGGTCACCGCGTTCCTGGCGCGGCGCGGTGCGGATGTCGTGGGCCTGGAACCCAGCGCCCGCATGATCGAGCGGGCCGAGGCGCGGGCGGCGCAGGACGGCCTCAAGGTGCGTTTTGTGCAGGGGGACGCCCGCACCTTCAAATTTGAAACGCGCTTTGCCACCGTGATCGCCCCTTTTAACGCCCTGATGCACCTGTACACGCCGGGCGAGCAGTTGCAGGCGCTGGAAAACATTCACGCGCATCTGCAGACGGGCGGCACCTTTACCTTCGACCTGTATGTGCCGCGCTTCGGCAAACCGAATACCGTGCGTCACGAGGGCGAAACCTTTCACGCGCCGAATGGCCGCCGCACCGATGTCTTTCTGGTCCAGCGCCATGACAAGCCGCGCCAGCACATCACCACCGAATACCACGTGGACACCACGGCCCCGGACGGCACCCTGAGTCGGCGCCATTACACCCTGACCCAGCGCTACTACACCCGCTACGAGGTGGAGTGGCTGCTGCGCTTTGCTGGATTCGAGAGCCCGCGCGTCAGCGGTTCGTTTCAGGGGGGCCCGCTGGAGGCCAGCAGCGACGTGATGGTCTTTACAACCAGGGCGCTGTAG
- a CDS encoding carbohydrate kinase family protein, translating into MKFYVIGDVTVDHLYHLDRLPKPGQEVTPTQASMKPGGAGGTISVTLARLGHTVTLAARVGADPFADYALSHVRGSGVQDSAIQRDPQYLTSTITVMQTASGQRAMISDGAANRQLDPAQLKTKDIEGSDALIINAYALTEGPQRAYSLAAIAAAKGAKTPVPVFIDLGTGAVNKAGTSLLNDVIAADYLMLNQHELQALTGTGSISAALADLGAAGAQRVVVKVGKMGSITWTPTDTELVDAIRPDGQVVDSTGAGDTFTATFAHAVLNGAGMSEAARAANAAGALAATGIGAQERPITPADLADVLPGVAVPQVAAAAPAPKATRTRKTPAS; encoded by the coding sequence ATGAAGTTCTATGTCATTGGCGACGTGACCGTCGACCACCTGTATCACCTCGACCGCCTGCCCAAACCGGGCCAGGAGGTCACGCCGACCCAGGCCAGCATGAAGCCGGGCGGCGCAGGCGGCACCATCAGCGTGACGCTGGCCCGCCTGGGTCACACGGTCACCCTGGCGGCCCGCGTGGGTGCTGACCCCTTTGCCGACTACGCCCTGAGCCACGTGCGCGGCAGCGGCGTGCAGGACAGCGCTATTCAGCGTGACCCGCAGTACCTGACCAGCACCATCACGGTGATGCAGACCGCCAGCGGCCAGCGCGCCATGATCAGCGACGGGGCGGCCAACCGCCAGCTGGACCCGGCCCAGCTGAAAACAAAAGACATTGAGGGCTCGGACGCCCTGATTATCAACGCCTACGCCCTGACCGAGGGCCCACAGCGGGCCTACAGCCTGGCCGCGATTGCTGCGGCCAAGGGCGCCAAGACCCCTGTGCCCGTGTTTATTGATCTTGGCACGGGCGCCGTGAACAAGGCCGGGACCTCGCTGCTGAACGACGTGATTGCCGCCGACTACCTGATGCTTAACCAGCACGAGTTGCAGGCACTGACCGGCACCGGGTCCATCAGCGCGGCCCTGGCTGATCTGGGCGCCGCAGGTGCCCAGCGCGTGGTGGTCAAGGTGGGCAAGATGGGCTCGATCACCTGGACCCCCACCGACACCGAACTGGTGGACGCCATTCGCCCTGACGGGCAGGTCGTGGATTCTACGGGCGCGGGCGACACCTTTACCGCCACCTTTGCCCACGCGGTCCTGAACGGCGCGGGGATGTCCGAGGCGGCGCGCGCGGCCAACGCGGCAGGTGCCCTGGCGGCCACAGGGATTGGGGCCCAGGAACGCCCGATCACGCCCGCTGACCTGGCCGACGTGCTGCCGGGTGTGGCCGTTCCTCAAGTGGCCGCGGCCGCGCCAGCGCCAAAAGCGACGCGCACCCGCAAGACGCCTGCCAGCTAA
- a CDS encoding gamma-glutamyltransferase family protein has product MVATSQPLAAQAGLRVLQQGGNAVDAAIATAAALTVVEPTSNGIGSDLFALVWADGQLHGLNASGAAPAALSLDALQERHGGQMPRHGWTPITVPGAVRGWADLHARFGRLDFAEVLAPATEYAEEGYPLSPVLASNWARATQIYRRLNLPELAEWFRTFAPDGFVPAPGALWRSPAHARTLRAIAETHGAAFYEGDLAAQLDAHARAEGGLLRAADLAAHRSEWVTPIHTDWDGHRVYEIPPNGQGIAALIALNVLRDLPLPGRWDDPDSLHLQIEAMKRGFLDAHRFVADPRQVPVDVAGLLSEANAQGHRSQLGERAHDPSTQAPSTGGTVYLATADEAGGMVSLIQSNYMGFGSGVVVPGTGIALHNRGHNFHTDPAHPNALAPGKRPYHTIIPGFLGRTDGTPVGPFGVMGGFMQPQGHLQVVLNTVRYGMNPQQALDAPRWQWLDGTRIEVEHALGESLTCELLRRGHSVTVQPDAGSFGRGQMIRRHPETGVLEGGTESRTDGHIAVW; this is encoded by the coding sequence ATGGTGGCCACCAGTCAACCGCTGGCGGCCCAGGCGGGGCTGCGCGTGTTGCAGCAGGGCGGCAACGCCGTGGACGCCGCCATTGCCACCGCCGCCGCGCTGACGGTGGTGGAACCCACCAGCAACGGCATTGGCAGCGACCTGTTCGCCCTGGTGTGGGCAGATGGACAGTTACACGGGTTGAATGCCAGTGGCGCCGCGCCAGCAGCCCTCAGTTTGGACGCTCTACAGGAGCGCCACGGGGGCCAGATGCCGCGCCACGGCTGGACGCCCATCACCGTGCCGGGCGCCGTGCGTGGCTGGGCAGACTTGCACGCGCGGTTTGGCCGGCTGGACTTTGCCGAGGTGCTGGCCCCGGCCACCGAGTACGCCGAGGAGGGCTATCCGCTCTCGCCTGTGCTGGCCAGCAATTGGGCGCGCGCCACGCAGATTTACCGCCGCCTGAACCTCCCTGAATTGGCCGAGTGGTTTCGCACCTTCGCGCCGGATGGCTTCGTGCCTGCTCCCGGCGCCCTGTGGCGCAGCCCGGCCCACGCCCGCACCCTGCGCGCCATTGCCGAAACGCACGGCGCCGCTTTCTACGAGGGCGACCTCGCCGCTCAGCTCGACGCCCACGCCCGCGCAGAGGGGGGGCTGCTGCGTGCCGCCGACCTGGCCGCGCACCGCAGCGAGTGGGTGACGCCCATCCACACCGACTGGGACGGGCACCGCGTCTATGAGATTCCACCCAACGGCCAGGGCATTGCGGCCCTGATTGCCCTGAATGTCCTGCGCGACCTCCCGCTGCCGGGGCGCTGGGACGACCCGGATAGCCTCCACCTGCAAATTGAGGCCATGAAGCGTGGCTTTCTGGACGCCCACCGTTTTGTGGCCGATCCCCGCCAGGTGCCGGTGGATGTGGCGGGCCTGCTGTCGGAAGCCAATGCCCAGGGCCACCGCAGTCAGCTGGGCGAACGAGCCCACGATCCTTCAACCCAAGCTCCCAGCACCGGCGGCACGGTGTACCTGGCCACTGCCGACGAGGCTGGGGGCATGGTCAGCCTTATCCAGAGCAACTACATGGGCTTTGGCAGCGGCGTGGTGGTGCCCGGCACCGGCATTGCCCTGCACAACCGGGGCCACAATTTTCACACCGACCCGGCCCACCCCAACGCCCTGGCGCCGGGCAAGCGGCCCTACCACACGATTATTCCGGGTTTTCTGGGCCGCACGGACGGCACGCCAGTTGGTCCTTTTGGCGTGATGGGCGGCTTTATGCAGCCGCAGGGGCATCTGCAGGTGGTCCTCAATACTGTGCGCTACGGCATGAACCCGCAGCAGGCCCTGGACGCCCCGCGCTGGCAGTGGCTGGACGGCACCCGCATTGAGGTGGAACACGCGCTGGGGGAAAGCCTGACCTGTGAGCTGCTGCGGCGCGGTCACAGCGTCACTGTGCAGCCGGACGCCGGGTCTTTTGGGCGGGGGCAGATGATTCGCCGGCATCCGGAGACCGGGGTGTTAGAAGGCGGCACCGAGAGCCGTACCGACGGCCATATCGCGGTGTGGTGA
- a CDS encoding tryptophan-rich sensory protein, giving the protein MTGFARQVTLLLATVLTLVMNYLSNALPLFGNSNKAVSDSLPNAFTPAGLTFAVWGPIFLGLLVFAVYQALPAQRAARYDRLFWPFLLANLLNSAWLLAFQSLNIVLSVPIMLALLGSLVWLYLTVHDLRPLGAEAWALQVPTSLYLAWISVATMANITAFLVSVGVTAGALGLSAPLWSALLVVIAAVVGVFFLVRFHDYAFAAVLLWAFYGVYVARTEVGLVGAGVALAAALVVLGGLVSVRGRRAAL; this is encoded by the coding sequence ATGACTGGATTTGCGCGACAGGTGACTTTGCTGCTGGCCACGGTGCTGACGCTCGTCATGAACTATCTGAGCAATGCGCTGCCACTCTTCGGGAACAGCAACAAGGCGGTGAGCGATTCGCTGCCTAACGCTTTTACCCCGGCGGGCCTGACCTTCGCGGTGTGGGGGCCTATTTTCCTGGGGCTGCTGGTGTTCGCGGTGTATCAGGCGCTGCCGGCCCAGCGCGCGGCGCGCTATGACCGCCTGTTCTGGCCCTTCCTCCTGGCCAACCTGCTGAACAGCGCGTGGCTTCTGGCCTTTCAGAGCCTGAATATTGTCCTGAGTGTGCCCATCATGCTGGCCCTGCTGGGTAGCCTGGTCTGGCTGTACCTGACGGTGCACGATCTGCGCCCGCTGGGGGCTGAAGCCTGGGCCCTGCAGGTGCCGACCAGCCTCTACCTGGCCTGGATTAGCGTGGCCACCATGGCAAATATCACGGCCTTCCTAGTCAGCGTGGGCGTAACAGCGGGCGCGCTGGGCCTGAGCGCGCCGCTGTGGTCGGCGCTGCTGGTCGTGATTGCGGCCGTGGTGGGCGTGTTTTTTCTGGTGCGCTTTCATGACTACGCCTTTGCGGCGGTGCTGCTGTGGGCGTTCTACGGAGTGTATGTGGCCCGCACAGAAGTGGGCCTGGTCGGCGCTGGTGTGGCCCTGGCCGCCGCGCTGGTCGTGCTGGGCGGCCTGGTCAGTGTGCGGGGCCGCCGGGCCGCCCTGTAA
- the argJ gene encoding bifunctional glutamate N-acetyltransferase/amino-acid acetyltransferase ArgJ: MSLTFPLGFTAAAMAAGIKPSGKTDLSGVTSASDCTWAFAGTRSTTAAACVTRNRELYASGQPVRALLVNAGNANAATGRRGAADNADMADAFGSVLNVPAGGVLTASTGIIGHLLPMDRVLSGIEHLPDELSEGADAFASAIMTTDTRPKAAQATLSTGARIVGTAKGSGMIHPDMATMFAFAFTDAAVEQEALRAAFPAIVNRTFNAVTVDGDTSTNDIALVLANGQAGEVPLEEFLTALEEVMRDLARQIAADGEGATKLLTVQVSGARTEAEALAAARTCCVSPLLKSAVHGNDPNWGRVIMAVGRSGAAVDVGGLTVSVQGQPVFAGGPLPYDAAQVSASMKADEVRFVIDLGVGEASGEAWGCDLSADYVRINAEYTT; encoded by the coding sequence ATGAGCCTCACCTTTCCCCTTGGCTTTACGGCGGCGGCGATGGCCGCTGGCATCAAACCCAGCGGCAAGACCGACCTGAGCGGCGTGACTTCGGCCAGTGACTGTACCTGGGCCTTCGCGGGCACCCGCTCGACCACCGCCGCCGCGTGCGTGACCCGCAACCGCGAGTTGTACGCGAGTGGACAGCCGGTGCGCGCCCTTCTAGTCAACGCCGGCAATGCCAACGCCGCCACGGGTCGGCGCGGCGCCGCCGACAACGCCGACATGGCCGACGCTTTTGGCAGTGTGCTGAATGTGCCTGCCGGGGGCGTGTTGACCGCCAGCACGGGCATCATCGGCCACCTGCTGCCCATGGACCGGGTCCTGAGCGGGATTGAACACCTGCCGGACGAACTATCGGAAGGCGCCGACGCTTTTGCCAGCGCCATCATGACCACCGATACCCGGCCCAAGGCGGCGCAGGCCACACTGAGTACGGGCGCGCGCATCGTGGGCACCGCCAAGGGCAGCGGCATGATTCACCCGGATATGGCGACCATGTTCGCTTTTGCCTTCACCGACGCGGCTGTGGAGCAGGAGGCCCTGCGTGCCGCGTTTCCGGCCATCGTTAACCGCACTTTCAATGCGGTCACGGTGGACGGCGACACCAGCACGAACGACATAGCGCTGGTGCTGGCCAACGGTCAGGCAGGCGAGGTGCCCCTAGAGGAGTTCCTGACGGCTCTGGAAGAGGTCATGCGCGACCTGGCCCGGCAAATTGCCGCCGATGGTGAGGGCGCCACCAAGCTCTTGACCGTGCAGGTGTCGGGCGCCCGAACCGAGGCTGAGGCCCTGGCGGCGGCGCGCACCTGCTGCGTGTCCCCCCTCCTCAAAAGTGCCGTGCACGGCAACGACCCCAACTGGGGCCGCGTGATTATGGCGGTGGGCCGCAGCGGCGCTGCCGTGGACGTGGGGGGCCTCACCGTCAGCGTGCAGGGTCAGCCGGTCTTTGCAGGCGGCCCGCTGCCCTACGATGCCGCGCAGGTGAGCGCCAGCATGAAAGCAGACGAGGTGCGGTTTGTCATCGACCTGGGTGTGGGCGAGGCGAGCGGTGAAGCCTGGGGCTGCGACCTGAGCGCCGACTACGTCCGCATCAACGCGGAGTACACGACGTAA
- a CDS encoding GNAT family N-acetyltransferase has product MSVSSLEPLPVTLRGRRPRDLPVLRRWLTDPQAAWRQWDAPYFHAGTTTEALERYVDTLAQTPPSPHERVIDLGGQCTGMVNRAEEDPAGGGWWDLGILIYDPQHWGRGLGTEALRQWVQATLDETDAHVLTFSTWSGNERMIRAAQRLGFRESARVREARLVRGERFDSVKLDLLRREWPGEEA; this is encoded by the coding sequence GTGAGTGTGTCTTCCCTGGAGCCGCTGCCCGTGACCTTGCGTGGCCGCCGGCCCCGTGATCTGCCGGTGCTGCGGCGCTGGCTGACCGATCCGCAGGCGGCGTGGCGCCAGTGGGACGCGCCCTACTTTCACGCCGGCACGACCACCGAGGCGCTGGAACGCTATGTGGACACGTTGGCGCAGACCCCGCCCAGCCCCCACGAGCGCGTAATTGACCTGGGCGGCCAGTGCACCGGCATGGTCAACCGCGCCGAGGAAGACCCGGCCGGCGGCGGCTGGTGGGACCTGGGCATCCTGATTTACGACCCGCAGCACTGGGGACGCGGGCTGGGCACCGAGGCGCTGCGGCAATGGGTCCAGGCCACCCTGGACGAAACAGACGCCCACGTCCTGACCTTCAGCACTTGGAGCGGCAACGAACGCATGATCCGCGCGGCGCAGCGGCTGGGGTTCCGCGAGAGTGCGCGGGTCCGTGAAGCGCGCTTGGTGCGGGGTGAGCGCTTTGACAGCGTCAAATTGGACCTGCTGCGCCGCGAGTGGCCCGGCGAGGAGGCGTAG
- a CDS encoding DUF4142 domain-containing protein gives MIQDSKTSIQLNRRTLITGLTATGIGIGFLNVNSTAQAGGAGAPMKMGLTERDFRLGVIGPAELSLITSRIAVNRATQANAKEFAGFELREAVAVTTVLKELSTPVPPMDAKAKATLTKIQSAAPGREFDLAYITAQHENHIFLRDLATAYLSNTVPNEKAFAEQQGRHLATLALNQFTEHVELTARILRELQS, from the coding sequence ATGATTCAGGACAGTAAAACTTCAATCCAGCTGAACCGCCGCACACTTATTACCGGTCTAACCGCAACAGGAATTGGGATAGGGTTCTTGAATGTAAACTCGACCGCTCAAGCCGGTGGTGCTGGCGCACCAATGAAGATGGGTTTGACCGAACGGGATTTTCGTCTCGGTGTCATTGGTCCTGCCGAACTCTCACTCATCACGAGCCGGATCGCAGTCAACCGTGCAACGCAGGCCAATGCCAAAGAATTTGCTGGTTTCGAACTTCGTGAAGCCGTCGCTGTCACGACAGTGCTGAAGGAACTCAGCACACCAGTTCCGCCTATGGATGCAAAAGCAAAAGCGACTCTGACTAAAATTCAGTCTGCCGCCCCTGGTCGTGAATTTGACCTGGCCTATATCACCGCACAGCACGAGAATCACATTTTTTTACGTGACCTGGCTACGGCCTACTTAAGTAACACAGTGCCAAACGAAAAGGCTTTTGCTGAACAACAGGGCCGTCACCTTGCGACCCTCGCCCTCAATCAATTTACAGAGCACGTTGAACTGACTGCGCGAATCCTGCGCGAATTGCAAAGCTAA
- a CDS encoding GMC family oxidoreductase, which yields MTTERTGADVVVVGAGSGGCVAARRLLDAGLRVLLLEAGGPDRHPLIRAPGAFSKLFRTPLDWNFTTTPQLGAAGRSFYWPRGKVLGGSSAINATIWIRGSRRDYDRWGEGWTWAEVLPTFRALEDYRGAAGETRGTGGLLPVGARDRSHDLSHAFVASAALGLGLKAVNTFNDGVLDGAGLLESNHLRGERYSAFRAFLQPVLGHPNLTVLTGAHVLELLWDGPRAAGVRLRWQGRTLDAPAGGVLLTAGAVQTPHLLMLSGVGPRTELARLNIPVRVALDGVGRGLQDHLAVPVISRSRVASLDSGHPAAALAQYAWNRSGPLSSNIAEAAAFSHARPGLDPAGDPDLQFHFGPAYFRDHGFQTARGAHFSVGPVLVDVHSRGQITLASRDPFAAPTIDPQYLTDERDVQSLVAGVRQAREIAGAPPLARLRGAEVLPGEGVRSEAALRRYVQEECSTLYHPVGTAALGDGEKAVVDRRLAVQGTQGLWVGDASVMPRIIHANTNATAMMIGARAAEFVEAGL from the coding sequence ATGACAACAGAGCGCACTGGAGCAGATGTGGTGGTGGTGGGGGCCGGTTCTGGCGGCTGCGTGGCAGCGCGCCGGCTGCTGGACGCAGGCCTGCGGGTGCTGCTGCTGGAAGCCGGCGGGCCGGACCGCCACCCCCTGATCCGTGCACCTGGGGCGTTTTCAAAGCTCTTCCGCACCCCACTGGACTGGAACTTCACGACCACGCCGCAGCTGGGCGCCGCCGGCCGCAGCTTCTACTGGCCACGCGGCAAGGTGCTGGGCGGCAGCAGCGCCATCAACGCGACCATCTGGATTCGGGGCTCGCGCCGCGACTATGACCGCTGGGGCGAAGGCTGGACTTGGGCCGAGGTGCTGCCGACCTTCCGCGCCCTGGAAGACTACCGAGGCGCCGCCGGCGAGACCCGCGGCACAGGTGGCCTGCTGCCGGTGGGCGCGCGGGACAGGTCCCACGACCTGAGCCACGCCTTTGTGGCTTCGGCGGCGCTGGGCTTGGGCCTGAAGGCCGTGAACACCTTCAACGATGGGGTACTGGACGGCGCCGGCCTACTAGAAAGCAACCACCTGCGCGGCGAGCGGTACAGCGCTTTTCGCGCGTTCCTGCAACCAGTCCTGGGGCACCCGAACCTGACCGTGCTAACTGGCGCCCACGTTCTAGAACTGCTGTGGGACGGCCCGCGCGCCGCCGGGGTGCGCCTGCGCTGGCAGGGCCGCACCCTGGACGCCCCCGCTGGCGGCGTGCTGCTGACCGCTGGGGCCGTGCAGACGCCGCACCTGCTGATGCTGTCGGGCGTGGGACCCCGCACCGAACTGGCCCGCCTGAACATTCCCGTGCGCGTGGCCCTGGATGGGGTTGGACGGGGCTTGCAAGACCACCTGGCCGTACCGGTCATTAGCCGCTCGCGCGTGGCGTCGCTGGACAGCGGGCACCCCGCCGCCGCCCTGGCCCAGTACGCCTGGAACCGCAGCGGGCCCCTCAGCAGCAACATTGCCGAGGCCGCCGCCTTTTCTCACGCCCGCCCCGGCCTGGACCCAGCCGGCGACCCCGACCTGCAATTTCACTTTGGCCCAGCGTACTTCCGCGATCACGGTTTTCAGACGGCGCGGGGCGCGCACTTCTCGGTGGGGCCGGTGCTGGTGGATGTCCACAGCCGGGGCCAGATCACGCTCGCCTCACGCGACCCCTTCGCGGCGCCCACCATTGACCCGCAGTACCTGACCGACGAGCGGGACGTGCAAAGCCTGGTGGCTGGCGTGCGGCAGGCGCGCGAGATTGCGGGCGCCCCTCCGCTGGCCCGCCTGCGCGGCGCCGAGGTTCTGCCCGGCGAGGGCGTGCGCAGCGAGGCCGCTCTGCGCCGGTATGTGCAGGAGGAGTGTTCGACCCTGTACCACCCAGTTGGGACGGCGGCGCTGGGCGACGGAGAGAAAGCAGTGGTCGACCGCCGGCTGGCGGTGCAGGGCACCCAGGGCCTATGGGTAGGCGACGCCAGTGTGATGCCCCGAATCATCCACGCAAACACCAACGCCACCGCCATGATGATTGGCGCCCGAGCCGCCGAATTTGTAGAGGCTGGGCTTTGA
- a CDS encoding tetratricopeptide repeat protein: protein MTRAEQDTALQAPTPSLADLVTAGEWRRAAATAQFANEPVVVQEALEALLALQNAVRARRYPSARRALGEYRQALTEGAAAHPLLGSLAGQVPPDALGAALLALDSQQKETDPVALQAALAGALALPLTRAEALNMQGVLYAVRGEEADARRVLDDARVADPGHYRALTNLGNLDMEAGRFAQAEAIYREVLRIDPEYDGGHHNLGVALRRQGRVAEGVKSIRQGQRLAMKRSKDDTDAEMKERFATNPVMKNMRWVVLGVLALIIFLALRGGG from the coding sequence ATGACGCGCGCCGAGCAAGACACGGCCCTCCAGGCCCCCACCCCCAGCCTGGCCGACCTGGTGACGGCCGGCGAGTGGCGCCGGGCAGCGGCCACCGCGCAGTTTGCGAATGAGCCCGTGGTGGTGCAAGAAGCCCTGGAAGCGCTGCTGGCGCTGCAAAACGCGGTGCGGGCGCGGCGCTACCCCTCGGCCCGGCGGGCCCTGGGCGAGTACCGCCAGGCCCTGACCGAGGGCGCGGCGGCACACCCGCTGCTGGGTAGCCTGGCCGGGCAGGTGCCGCCGGACGCCCTGGGCGCGGCGCTGCTGGCCCTGGACAGCCAACAGAAAGAAACCGACCCGGTGGCCCTGCAAGCGGCCCTGGCCGGGGCGCTGGCCCTGCCACTGACCCGCGCCGAGGCGCTGAACATGCAGGGGGTCCTGTACGCGGTGCGCGGCGAAGAGGCAGACGCCCGGCGCGTGCTGGACGACGCCCGCGTGGCTGACCCCGGTCACTACCGCGCCCTGACCAACCTGGGCAACCTCGACATGGAAGCCGGACGCTTTGCCCAGGCCGAGGCGATCTACCGCGAGGTGCTGCGTATTGACCCCGAGTACGACGGCGGGCACCACAACCTGGGCGTGGCGCTGCGCCGTCAGGGCCGGGTGGCCGAAGGCGTGAAAAGCATTCGCCAGGGGCAGCGCCTGGCCATGAAACGCTCCAAGGACGACACCGACGCCGAGATGAAAGAGCGCTTTGCGACCAACCCGGTGATGAAGAACATGCGCTGGGTCGTGCTGGGCGTGCTGGCTCTGATCATCTTTCTGGCGCTGCGCGGCGGCGGCTAG